Proteins from one Chroococcidiopsis sp. CCMEE 29 genomic window:
- a CDS encoding response regulator, giving the protein MRTVLVVEDTLSTLELISTYLRESGYNVILATDAKEALIKAVQHKLDAIVTDVVMPGISGFELCRLLKKNPATEKLPIIICSSKNQEIDKIWGLKQGAEVYVTKPFTREQLISAVKSVVA; this is encoded by the coding sequence GTGAGAACAGTTTTAGTTGTTGAAGATACTCTTTCTACATTGGAGCTAATAAGTACCTACCTGCGTGAGAGCGGTTATAACGTTATTCTTGCTACAGACGCCAAAGAAGCTTTAATTAAAGCTGTGCAACACAAGCTTGATGCTATTGTTACTGATGTAGTAATGCCAGGGATAAGTGGGTTTGAGCTATGTCGTCTACTAAAAAAAAATCCAGCGACTGAAAAACTGCCAATTATTATTTGTAGTTCCAAAAATCAGGAAATTGATAAAATTTGGGGCTTGAAACAAGGGGCTGAGGTTTATGTCACAAAACCCTTTACCCGAGAACAGTTAATCAGTGCTGTTAAATCTGTGGTGGCTTGA
- a CDS encoding chemotaxis protein CheW, which translates to MLLNLWWLELMDTPILASQINQEDKNLGDSYLKFYLDPQTPAILAMEHVQEVLLIPPRRITPMPNMPECVLGLINRHNRVVWGIDLAQMLSLQPLSTNAQHYNVVIIKVGQSPLGLVVQEVKGLTRFTSDSIQAPMGLVNSFLTSYLHGCILQQQEVLLVLNAEAIMVSPCFIQ; encoded by the coding sequence GTGCTGTTAAATCTGTGGTGGCTTGAGCTTATGGATACCCCAATACTGGCATCTCAAATCAATCAAGAAGACAAAAATTTAGGGGATAGTTATTTAAAATTTTATCTCGATCCACAGACGCCAGCTATTTTAGCAATGGAGCATGTGCAAGAAGTGCTACTTATTCCGCCTCGGCGCATTACTCCAATGCCTAATATGCCTGAATGCGTGCTGGGGTTAATAAATCGACACAATCGAGTAGTGTGGGGGATTGACTTAGCGCAAATGCTAAGCCTACAACCGCTTAGTACTAATGCCCAACACTATAATGTAGTAATCATTAAAGTCGGGCAAAGTCCTTTAGGGTTGGTGGTGCAGGAAGTTAAAGGTTTAACACGGTTTACATCTGATTCTATTCAAGCCCCAATGGGACTTGTGAACTCATTTTTAACTTCTTATTTACATGGATGTATTTTACAGCAACAAGAGGTCTTGCTAGTGTTGAATGCTGAAGCAATTATGGTTTCACCTTGTTTTATCCAATGA